TTGAAAAGTATCGACGGCGACGCATTCTCCCTGGCCAAATACAAGGGCAAAAAAGTATTGATCGTAAACACAGCGTCCAAATGCGGCTTTACGCCACAGTATGCCGAGCTGCAAAAATTAGCCGACCAATACAAAGACAAAGTGGTTGTGGTAGGCTTTCCTGCTAACAATTTTGGACAACAGGAGCCTGGGACCGCTGTGGAGATCAAATCGTTCTGCCAGAAAAACTATGGGGTTACTTTCCCGCTGAGCCAAAAGGTAAGTGTAAAAGGCGATGACATCGATCCATTGTTCAAATACCTGACCGAAGCGCCGAACCCTGATTTTACAGGAGAGATCAAATGGAATTTTGAGAAATTCCTGATCGATGAAAATGGTAAACTGGTGCACCGTTTCCGTTCACAAGTTACACCGCTTTCGCCTGAATTGACAAAGTATCTCTAACGCCGAGACAAAATTTAATATAAAAAGAGCGGCCTGGATCAGGCGGCTCTTTTATTTTTTACAGAAATTA
Above is a window of Mucilaginibacter ginsenosidivorans DNA encoding:
- a CDS encoding glutathione peroxidase; the encoded protein is MKILAFVFALLFVAPSSVYDFKLKSIDGDAFSLAKYKGKKVLIVNTASKCGFTPQYAELQKLADQYKDKVVVVGFPANNFGQQEPGTAVEIKSFCQKNYGVTFPLSQKVSVKGDDIDPLFKYLTEAPNPDFTGEIKWNFEKFLIDENGKLVHRFRSQVTPLSPELTKYL